From a region of the Pseudomonadales bacterium genome:
- a CDS encoding RNA pyrophosphohydrolase, whose translation MPASTGCPRAASDRPSTVIDEHGFRPNVGIILANCRGDLLWARRRGQSAWQFPQGGIHEGESPEDAMYRELGEEVGLAADDVELLDCTGGWLHYRLPPQFMRNRKNPNFVGQKQKWFLLRLVSNDERVRVDAHPSPEFDQWRWVSYWYPLGQIVAFKREVYRRALWELAPRHGRLVRNGR comes from the coding sequence ATGCCGGCAAGCACGGGGTGTCCCCGTGCAGCATCCGACAGGCCATCCACAGTGATCGACGAGCACGGCTTCCGGCCCAACGTGGGCATCATCCTGGCCAACTGCCGGGGCGATCTGCTGTGGGCGCGCCGTCGTGGGCAGAGTGCCTGGCAGTTTCCGCAAGGTGGCATCCACGAAGGAGAATCACCCGAGGACGCGATGTACCGCGAGCTTGGCGAGGAGGTCGGGCTGGCAGCCGATGACGTCGAGTTGCTCGACTGCACGGGAGGCTGGCTGCATTACCGCCTGCCGCCGCAGTTCATGCGCAACCGCAAGAACCCGAACTTCGTCGGCCAGAAGCAGAAGTGGTTCCTGCTGCGTCTGGTGAGCAACGATGAGCGGGTGCGGGTCGATGCGCACCCTTCACCGGAATTCGACCAGTGGCGCTGGGTTTCGTACTGGTACCCGCTCGGCCAGATCGTCGCATTCAAGCGTGAAGTCTATCGCCGTGCGTTGTGGGAGCTCGCTCCGCGCCACGGCCGGCTCGTGCGCAATGGGCGCTGA
- a CDS encoding class I SAM-dependent rRNA methyltransferase → MSNAAGLPQLQLRRGEERRIRHGHPWVYSNEIDTAATPLKAFTPGAQALLVAANGRPLGVAFVNPHSLICARLLERDAACALGRDFLHARLSAALVLRERLFAEPFYRLAYGDSDGLPGLIVDRYGGLLVVQVGTAGMEVLLDEVIAVLVELLAPEGILLRNDTPVRVMEQLPLYTRIAWGAVPDVVELCENGARFSVAAAGGQKTGWFYDHRETRARVAGLARGQRVLDVFSYVGGWGVQAALGGASAVTCIDSSQPALALAAQNARTNGVAERVTLRCGNAFDELAALASAGMRFDLVVLDPPAFIKRRRDQKSGESAYHRLNRAAMEVLADDAIVVSASCSMHLDEPTLLDIVRGAAHHAGRRLQILGFAGQGPDHPVHPAIAETRYLKTLIARVMR, encoded by the coding sequence ATGAGCAACGCTGCCGGGCTGCCGCAGTTGCAACTGCGCCGCGGCGAGGAGCGGCGCATCCGCCACGGTCATCCGTGGGTGTACAGCAACGAGATCGATACTGCCGCCACCCCGCTTAAGGCCTTCACCCCCGGAGCCCAGGCGCTGCTCGTCGCTGCGAACGGACGTCCTCTCGGAGTGGCGTTCGTGAATCCACACTCGCTGATCTGCGCACGTCTGCTCGAGCGCGACGCGGCTTGCGCGCTCGGGCGTGACTTCCTGCACGCGCGGCTGAGTGCGGCGCTCGTGCTGCGCGAACGCCTGTTTGCCGAGCCGTTCTACCGGCTCGCCTATGGTGACAGCGACGGGCTGCCCGGGCTGATCGTCGACCGCTACGGTGGGCTGCTGGTCGTGCAGGTCGGCACGGCGGGCATGGAGGTGCTGCTCGACGAGGTCATCGCCGTGCTGGTCGAACTGCTCGCACCAGAGGGGATCCTGTTGCGCAACGACACCCCGGTGCGCGTCATGGAGCAATTGCCGCTGTACACGCGCATCGCGTGGGGCGCGGTGCCGGACGTTGTCGAGCTGTGCGAGAACGGTGCACGTTTTTCCGTCGCCGCTGCGGGCGGGCAGAAGACCGGCTGGTTCTACGACCATCGGGAGACGCGTGCACGGGTGGCAGGGCTGGCACGCGGACAGCGTGTACTCGACGTGTTCAGCTACGTCGGCGGCTGGGGTGTGCAGGCGGCGCTCGGTGGCGCCAGCGCCGTGACCTGCATCGACAGTTCGCAGCCTGCGCTCGCACTTGCGGCGCAGAACGCACGGACAAACGGTGTGGCCGAGCGCGTCACACTGCGTTGCGGCAACGCCTTCGACGAACTGGCAGCGCTGGCGAGTGCCGGTATGCGCTTTGATCTCGTCGTGCTCGATCCGCCGGCATTCATAAAACGCCGGCGCGACCAGAAGAGCGGCGAGAGCGCGTACCACCGTCTGAACCGTGCTGCGATGGAGGTGCTTGCCGACGATGCCATCGTCGTGTCCGCGTCGTGCTCCATGCATCTCGACGAGCCGACCCTGCTCGACATCGTGCGCGGGGCCGCTCACCACGCCGGACGCCGGCTGCAGATTCTCGGCTTCGCCGGCCAGGGACCGGATCATCCGGTTCATCCCGCGATCGCTGAAACCCGCTACCTGAAGACCCTGATCGCCCGCGTGATGCGCTGA
- the gcvH gene encoding glycine cleavage system protein GcvH, protein MSNVPADRRYAVTHEWALADVSGIVTVGITDHAQAALGDVVFVELPEVGARFATGDEAGVVESVKAASDIYAPVAGVVIEVNEALEDSPELVNGAPYTDGWFFRLRADAVADDLAALLDAPGYEASLDEG, encoded by the coding sequence ATGAGCAACGTTCCTGCCGATCGCAGATACGCCGTCACCCACGAATGGGCGCTTGCAGACGTCTCCGGCATCGTTACGGTGGGCATCACCGATCATGCGCAGGCTGCGCTGGGTGACGTGGTATTCGTCGAACTGCCTGAAGTCGGTGCACGCTTTGCGACGGGCGACGAGGCCGGTGTCGTCGAATCCGTGAAAGCGGCCTCCGACATCTATGCACCGGTTGCCGGCGTCGTGATCGAGGTCAACGAGGCGCTCGAGGATTCGCCCGAGCTGGTCAATGGAGCCCCGTACACGGACGGCTGGTTCTTTCGCCTGCGCGCGGACGCCGTCGCGGACGATCTGGCTGCATTGCTCGATGCACCCGGCTATGAAGCCAGCCTGGACGAGGGTTGA
- a CDS encoding FAD-dependent monooxygenase, with translation MNGPPGGKYDVVIVGAGIAGGAFAALLAPSGLRILLLDATTRPPRMPPLAATIHEVGLRVSALNPASVRLLAQAGAWQRLPTGSASPYEYMRVWEEDGTGRIAFDAAALGEPVLGHIVENQRIVAALFAQLDETKNVSVCCGETLERLELPDGSVSSVRLWLASGACVDADLVVGADGARSLVRERCAIAAPERDTGQRAIVATVTTAIAHERTARQCFLRSGPLALLPLTQPAGEGSCSIVWSADEAVAAELLALDDVAFAKRLGCASEHVLGEVVAVSRRLAFPLRPLHATSYVAPGVALIGDAAHVIHPLAGQGINLGLADVRVLVEELIGARARGLALADGGVLARYQRRRRGDNALMLEAMEVLRRLYADRRPAVRLLRSLGVAAVDAAAPLKRLLMRRAAGLD, from the coding sequence ATGAACGGTCCGCCCGGAGGGAAATACGACGTCGTCATAGTAGGTGCCGGAATCGCCGGTGGTGCATTCGCGGCGTTGCTGGCACCGTCCGGACTCAGGATCCTGCTGCTCGACGCGACGACGCGCCCGCCACGCATGCCGCCATTGGCAGCGACGATCCACGAGGTGGGGTTGCGCGTCAGCGCGCTCAACCCCGCCTCGGTGCGTCTGCTGGCGCAGGCTGGTGCGTGGCAACGGTTGCCAACGGGTAGCGCGAGTCCGTACGAGTACATGCGGGTCTGGGAGGAGGATGGCACCGGGCGTATCGCTTTCGATGCCGCTGCACTCGGTGAACCGGTACTGGGGCACATCGTCGAGAATCAGCGGATCGTCGCCGCGCTGTTCGCGCAGCTCGACGAGACGAAGAACGTCAGCGTGTGCTGCGGCGAGACACTGGAGCGGCTGGAACTGCCGGACGGCAGCGTGTCGAGCGTTCGCCTGTGGCTGGCGTCGGGAGCGTGCGTCGATGCGGATCTGGTCGTGGGCGCCGACGGTGCCCGTTCGCTGGTGCGCGAGCGGTGCGCGATCGCTGCACCCGAGCGCGACACCGGCCAGCGTGCGATCGTCGCCACCGTCACCACGGCGATCGCGCATGAACGCACCGCACGCCAGTGCTTCCTGCGCAGCGGCCCGCTGGCCCTGCTGCCGCTGACCCAGCCTGCCGGCGAAGGCAGTTGTTCGATCGTCTGGAGCGCCGATGAAGCGGTCGCGGCAGAGTTGCTCGCGCTCGATGACGTCGCGTTCGCAAAGCGTCTCGGGTGCGCGAGCGAACACGTGCTCGGCGAGGTCGTGGCCGTGTCGCGCCGGCTCGCGTTCCCATTGCGCCCGCTGCATGCGACCAGTTACGTCGCACCGGGAGTGGCACTGATCGGCGACGCTGCCCACGTGATCCACCCGCTCGCCGGACAGGGCATCAACCTGGGCCTGGCCGATGTGCGCGTGCTCGTCGAGGAGTTGATCGGCGCTCGCGCCCGCGGGCTGGCGTTGGCCGATGGTGGCGTGCTGGCGCGCTATCAGCGCAGGCGTCGGGGCGACAACGCACTGATGCTGGAGGCGATGGAGGTGTTGCGCCGGCTCTATGCCGACCGGCGACCTGCGGTGCGACTGCTGCGCAGCCTCGGAGTGGCAGCGGTGGACGCCGCCGCACCGTTGAAGCGGTTGTTGATGCGGCGTGCGGCCGGGCTCGACTGA
- the ubiH gene encoding 2-octaprenyl-6-methoxyphenyl hydroxylase: protein MSREDCDVLIVGGGMVGASLACALARGAHPWRVTLIESIAMPSPGSRALQPSFDSRCTALSVGSARFLERLGLWQGLRALVEPIRSIHVSDRGHFGSVLMDAAQEGLDALGYVAENRHLGQVLLGALRQAPDVRIVAPARALVVRATAGGMVVEIEHGAERTRLAATLVVIADGARSALAGALGIASEQRDYGQTALIANIAHRQPHQGRAFERFTADGPLAMLPLGVATDGLARSALVWVQPHEQAGATGACDDAMFLARLQQRFGYRLGRLLRVGERQSYPLSLVRATEQARSGVVLLGNAAHALHPVAGQGFNLSLRDVAALAAVLDDARTRDESPGEAVVLQRFVARQAVDQQRTIGFSDLLPRLFGSGALPLAAVRDLGLIGFELFPALRSLLVRHATGVGSGGSAFP, encoded by the coding sequence ATGAGCCGCGAGGATTGCGACGTCCTGATCGTGGGCGGCGGCATGGTCGGTGCGAGTCTGGCGTGTGCGCTGGCTCGTGGCGCGCATCCGTGGCGCGTCACGTTGATCGAAAGCATCGCGATGCCGTCACCGGGTTCCCGTGCGCTGCAGCCGAGCTTCGACAGCCGGTGCACCGCGCTGTCGGTCGGTAGCGCCAGATTTCTCGAACGCCTCGGATTGTGGCAGGGCCTGCGGGCACTGGTGGAGCCGATCCGCAGCATCCATGTCTCCGATCGCGGACATTTCGGCTCGGTGCTGATGGATGCAGCGCAGGAAGGACTCGATGCGCTGGGTTATGTCGCGGAGAACCGGCACCTTGGGCAGGTGCTGCTCGGTGCACTGCGGCAGGCACCGGATGTGCGCATCGTCGCACCTGCACGCGCCCTCGTGGTGCGCGCCACGGCTGGCGGCATGGTGGTGGAGATCGAACATGGTGCCGAGCGCACGCGACTTGCCGCCACCCTGGTCGTGATCGCCGACGGTGCACGCTCGGCGCTGGCGGGCGCTCTCGGCATTGCCAGCGAGCAGCGCGACTACGGGCAGACGGCATTGATCGCGAACATTGCGCATCGTCAGCCGCACCAGGGGCGTGCGTTCGAGCGCTTCACGGCCGACGGGCCGCTGGCGATGCTGCCGTTGGGTGTGGCGACTGATGGACTTGCACGCAGTGCGCTGGTGTGGGTGCAGCCGCATGAACAGGCGGGCGCAACCGGCGCCTGTGACGACGCGATGTTCCTGGCACGCCTGCAGCAGCGTTTCGGTTACCGGTTGGGGCGACTGCTGCGCGTCGGTGAGCGCCAGTCGTACCCCTTGTCGCTGGTACGCGCGACTGAACAGGCTCGCTCCGGTGTGGTACTGCTCGGCAATGCTGCGCACGCGTTGCATCCGGTGGCGGGGCAGGGGTTCAACCTGTCGCTGCGTGATGTGGCTGCGCTCGCCGCGGTGCTCGACGATGCGCGCACACGCGACGAATCGCCGGGCGAAGCCGTGGTGCTGCAGCGCTTCGTTGCGCGCCAGGCAGTCGACCAGCAGCGCACTATCGGCTTCAGCGACCTGCTGCCGCGCCTGTTCGGCAGCGGAGCCTTGCCGTTGGCTGCCGTGCGTGATCTCGGATTGATCGGCTTCGAACTCTTTCCCGCACTGCGCAGTCTGCTGGTACGCCATGCGACCGGGGTTGGCTCCGGCGGGAGCGCTTTCCCATGA
- the pepP gene encoding Xaa-Pro aminopeptidase: MTVAALSGRPRIAVRELARRRRELMALMGEGCIAILPSAQRVVRNRDVHYPFRQDSDFHYLSGFDEPDAVLVLVPGRQHGQYLLFCRERDPERENWEGPCAGPEGACARFGADDAFPVGDLDDILPGLIEGRERLYYTMGRQPGFDRQLLNWINGIRARARSGARPPGEFLDLDHCLHELRLFKSVGELRVMRHAATISAGAHLRAMRACRPGMFEYELEAELLHEFLRHGARAPAYSSIVAGGANGCILHYTTNDAPLRAGELVLVDAGCEFEHYAADITRTFPVSGRFSAAQQALYELVLAAQLAAIREIAPGRHWNEPHDVAVRVITEGLRDLGLLDGEAAELVEQQAWRHFYMQRTGHWLGLDVHDVGDYKVGGAWRVLEPGMVLTVEPGIYVAPDNREVAPKWRGIAIRIEDAVAVTRSGHDVLSAAAPKTVDDIAYVMAGSA; encoded by the coding sequence ATGACCGTCGCTGCATTGTCCGGGCGCCCGCGCATCGCTGTGCGCGAACTCGCACGCCGGCGCCGTGAGCTGATGGCGCTGATGGGCGAGGGCTGCATTGCGATCCTGCCCTCGGCGCAGCGGGTGGTGCGCAATCGCGACGTGCACTATCCGTTCCGGCAAGACAGTGACTTCCACTACCTCAGTGGTTTCGACGAACCCGATGCGGTGCTGGTGCTGGTACCGGGGCGCCAGCACGGCCAGTACCTGCTGTTCTGCCGCGAACGTGATCCCGAGCGGGAAAACTGGGAGGGTCCATGCGCGGGGCCGGAAGGCGCCTGCGCACGCTTCGGTGCCGACGATGCGTTTCCGGTCGGTGATCTCGACGATATCCTGCCCGGGCTGATCGAGGGGCGCGAGCGGCTCTATTACACGATGGGCCGCCAGCCCGGGTTCGACCGCCAGTTGCTGAACTGGATCAACGGGATCCGCGCACGTGCGCGCAGTGGCGCTCGTCCTCCCGGCGAGTTTCTCGACCTGGATCATTGCCTGCACGAACTGCGGCTGTTCAAGAGCGTCGGCGAATTGCGCGTGATGCGCCACGCGGCGACGATTTCTGCCGGTGCGCACCTGCGGGCAATGCGAGCGTGTCGCCCCGGGATGTTCGAATACGAGCTGGAAGCGGAACTGCTGCACGAGTTCCTGCGTCATGGTGCCCGTGCGCCGGCCTACAGCAGCATCGTCGCGGGTGGGGCCAACGGCTGCATCCTCCACTACACCACCAACGATGCGCCGCTGCGTGCCGGTGAACTGGTGCTGGTCGACGCAGGCTGCGAGTTCGAGCACTACGCAGCAGACATCACGCGCACGTTCCCGGTGAGTGGACGCTTCAGTGCGGCCCAACAGGCGCTCTACGAGCTGGTGCTCGCCGCGCAGCTTGCGGCGATCCGTGAAATCGCACCTGGGCGGCACTGGAACGAGCCGCACGATGTGGCCGTGCGCGTGATCACCGAGGGCCTGCGCGACCTCGGTCTGCTCGATGGCGAAGCCGCCGAACTGGTCGAGCAGCAGGCCTGGCGTCACTTCTACATGCAGCGCACCGGGCACTGGCTCGGGCTCGATGTGCACGATGTGGGCGATTACAAGGTCGGTGGCGCGTGGCGTGTGCTGGAGCCGGGCATGGTGCTGACCGTGGAGCCAGGTATCTATGTTGCACCGGATAACCGCGAGGTTGCACCGAAGTGGCGGGGCATTGCGATCCGGATCGAGGACGCTGTGGCGGTCACGCGCAGCGGCCACGATGTGCTGAGTGCCGCAGCACCGAAGACGGTGGACGACATCGCGTATGTGATGGCGGGAAGCGCATGA
- a CDS encoding UPF0149 family protein: MHTDPDSMARIAADLASTLPGSRVHGALTGGLCCSAHDDAGWWEHILDAAIGTLPLDQRLRRMLVLTEGALADPECGFEPLLPDEHASLSERVAALADWCDAFVLAFAAGRAARSATSDEDAELLADLNAIAAGLDPEAVVSGSDDDEDDFMQIVEYVRVAALSLFASREGEASGVHH; encoded by the coding sequence ATGCATACTGATCCGGACAGCATGGCCAGAATCGCGGCCGACCTCGCAAGTACACTGCCCGGTTCGCGCGTGCACGGCGCGCTCACTGGTGGATTGTGTTGCAGTGCCCACGACGATGCCGGGTGGTGGGAGCACATCCTCGATGCGGCGATCGGCACGCTGCCCCTGGACCAACGCCTGCGTCGAATGCTGGTGCTGACCGAGGGTGCGCTGGCGGATCCCGAGTGTGGCTTCGAGCCGTTGTTGCCCGACGAACACGCATCGCTGTCCGAGCGAGTGGCAGCCCTCGCCGACTGGTGCGATGCCTTCGTGCTGGCGTTTGCGGCCGGTCGCGCCGCGAGATCGGCGACGAGTGACGAAGATGCCGAACTGCTTGCAGACCTGAATGCGATCGCTGCCGGACTCGACCCGGAAGCGGTCGTTTCCGGTAGCGACGACGACGAGGACGACTTCATGCAGATCGTCGAATACGTGCGCGTTGCTGCGCTCAGCCTGTTTGCCTCGCGCGAAGGCGAGGCGTCTGGCGTGCACCATTGA
- a CDS encoding TIGR02449 family protein, with protein MKASMELQQLKALEQRVDELIRLCAGMDQEIRTLRAAERMLRDERAQLLRKNEDARVKVEAMIGRLRSLEQET; from the coding sequence ATGAAGGCGTCGATGGAACTGCAGCAATTGAAGGCGCTGGAACAGCGCGTGGACGAACTGATTCGCCTCTGTGCCGGGATGGACCAGGAAATCCGCACGCTGCGCGCGGCGGAACGCATGCTGCGGGACGAACGCGCCCAACTGCTGCGCAAGAATGAAGACGCTCGGGTCAAGGTCGAGGCAATGATCGGGCGGCTGCGCTCGCTGGAGCAGGAAACGTGA
- a CDS encoding cell division protein ZapA, whose amino-acid sequence MSVDTPQTVRVHILDKDYQVACPADERDALVESARYLDQQMRTIRQSGKVIGLERIAVMAALNITHELIRQGQLSDRGSQDLGDRLRRLTARIDDTLGNYRQIEIQ is encoded by the coding sequence GTGAGCGTCGATACACCTCAGACCGTACGCGTACATATCCTGGACAAGGATTACCAGGTTGCCTGTCCGGCCGATGAGCGCGATGCGCTCGTCGAGTCCGCACGCTATCTCGACCAGCAGATGCGCACGATCCGCCAGAGCGGCAAGGTGATCGGCCTCGAGCGCATCGCCGTGATGGCGGCGCTGAACATCACGCACGAACTCATACGCCAGGGTCAGCTCTCCGACAGGGGCAGCCAGGATCTCGGCGATCGCCTGCGTCGGCTGACCGCCAGGATCGACGACACGCTCGGCAACTACCGCCAGATCGAGATCCAGTGA
- a CDS encoding 5-formyltetrahydrofolate cyclo-ligase, whose amino-acid sequence MSLRKELRQHCRTARAALDAKARNHASLAIAVHLAASQHYRNARHVAIYWPVDDEVDLRELLRLPSAAAHSFYLPRMLPARVLEFRPLGDPTMLRLNDWGIAEPRPEMGATITTRELDLVCVPLLGFDRHGNRLGQGGGFYDRAFAFVREERLARPLLIGAAFACQELATLERATWDVPLDAVVTEHGLIECASGVQRRNAR is encoded by the coding sequence ATGTCCCTCCGCAAGGAGTTGCGCCAGCATTGCCGAACCGCACGTGCAGCGCTCGATGCCAAGGCGCGCAATCATGCCTCGCTCGCGATCGCTGTACACCTCGCGGCATCGCAACACTACCGCAACGCCCGCCATGTGGCGATCTACTGGCCAGTCGACGATGAAGTGGATCTGCGCGAACTGCTCCGGCTGCCATCGGCAGCGGCGCACAGCTTCTACCTGCCGCGCATGTTGCCCGCGCGTGTACTGGAATTTCGCCCGCTCGGCGACCCGACCATGCTGCGGCTCAATGACTGGGGCATAGCAGAGCCGCGGCCGGAAATGGGCGCGACGATCACGACACGGGAACTCGATCTGGTTTGCGTCCCGTTGCTCGGTTTCGACCGCCACGGCAATCGCCTCGGCCAGGGTGGCGGCTTCTATGACCGCGCATTCGCGTTCGTGCGCGAGGAACGGCTCGCGAGACCGCTGCTGATCGGTGCGGCGTTCGCGTGCCAGGAGTTGGCGACACTCGAGCGTGCCACGTGGGACGTGCCGCTGGACGCGGTAGTCACCGAGCACGGCCTGATCGAATGCGCGAGCGGCGTTCAGCGCAGGAACGCACGGTAG
- the ilvA gene encoding threonine ammonia-lyase, biosynthetic has protein sequence MPKTYIKRILDARVYDVAIETPIDEAPQLSTRLGNRVLLKREDLQPVFSFKLRGAYNRIARLSDEERARGVITASAGNHAQGVALAAQRLDIRALIVMPRTTPEIKVAAVRRRGARVVLHGDTYDEASTHAYELAAQKAMSFVHPYDDPDVIAGQGTIGMEILRQLSGPVDAVFVPVGGGGLLAGIAAYIKYVRPEVRVIGVEPVDAACLDAALKARRRVVLPQVGIFADGVAVAQIGRETFRVIRQTVDEVITADTDEICAAIKDIFDDTRSIAEPAGALALAGLKKYVQRTAVQGQTLVAIDSGANTNFDRLRHISERTEVGEKREAVLNVTIPERPGSFRAFCNAIGRGRSITEFNYRYADSGSAQIFVGIQVSPERNDRETLIADLRSKCYEVMDLSDNEMAKLHVRYMVGGRAPSVGDAEIVYRFEFPERPGALLNFLNRLEHGWNISLFHYRNHGAAYARVLVGFQVPERDRAALAAFFAEMTRRHSIYSYWDETTNPAYRAFLR, from the coding sequence ATCGAAACGCCCATCGACGAAGCGCCGCAACTGTCGACCCGCCTGGGCAACCGGGTCCTGTTGAAGCGCGAGGATCTGCAGCCGGTGTTCTCCTTCAAGCTGCGCGGCGCGTACAACCGGATTGCCCGGCTGTCGGACGAGGAGCGCGCGCGGGGTGTGATCACCGCCTCCGCGGGCAACCACGCGCAGGGTGTGGCGCTGGCCGCGCAGCGGCTCGATATCCGCGCACTGATCGTGATGCCGCGTACCACGCCCGAGATCAAGGTCGCCGCGGTGCGCCGGCGCGGTGCGCGCGTGGTGTTGCATGGCGATACCTACGACGAGGCATCCACGCACGCATACGAACTTGCGGCACAGAAGGCCATGAGTTTCGTGCATCCCTACGATGACCCGGACGTGATTGCCGGTCAGGGTACGATCGGCATGGAGATTCTGCGCCAGCTTTCCGGTCCGGTGGATGCAGTCTTCGTTCCGGTCGGTGGCGGAGGGCTGCTGGCTGGAATCGCCGCCTACATCAAGTACGTGCGCCCCGAGGTGCGCGTGATCGGTGTCGAGCCGGTCGACGCAGCGTGTCTCGATGCGGCACTGAAGGCGCGCCGGCGCGTCGTGCTGCCGCAGGTGGGTATCTTCGCCGACGGTGTGGCGGTCGCACAGATCGGGCGTGAGACCTTTCGCGTGATCCGTCAGACGGTGGACGAAGTGATCACCGCCGATACCGACGAGATCTGTGCTGCGATCAAGGATATCTTCGACGACACGCGTTCGATTGCCGAACCTGCCGGGGCGCTCGCGCTGGCAGGATTGAAGAAATACGTGCAACGCACCGCCGTGCAGGGGCAGACGCTGGTCGCGATCGACAGCGGTGCGAACACCAATTTCGATCGGCTGCGTCATATTTCCGAGCGCACCGAAGTCGGTGAGAAGCGCGAGGCGGTGCTGAACGTCACGATTCCGGAGCGTCCCGGCAGCTTCCGTGCGTTCTGCAATGCGATCGGACGCGGGCGTTCGATCACCGAGTTCAACTACCGCTACGCCGACAGCGGCAGTGCCCAGATCTTCGTCGGCATCCAGGTCTCACCCGAACGCAACGACCGCGAGACGCTGATCGCGGACCTGCGCAGCAAGTGCTACGAGGTGATGGATCTCAGCGACAACGAGATGGCCAAGCTGCACGTCCGCTATATGGTCGGCGGGCGTGCACCCTCGGTGGGAGATGCCGAGATCGTCTACCGCTTCGAGTTTCCGGAACGCCCCGGCGCCTTGCTGAACTTCCTGAACCGGCTCGAGCACGGCTGGAACATCTCGTTGTTCCACTACCGCAATCATGGTGCGGCCTATGCACGCGTGCTGGTCGGTTTTCAGGTGCCCGAGCGCGATAGGGCAGCACTGGCAGCGTTCTTCGCAGAAATGACACGCCGCCACAGCATCTACAGCTACTGGGACGAAACGACGAATCCGGCCTACCGTGCGTTCCTGCGCTGA